Proteins from a single region of Xenopus laevis strain J_2021 chromosome 9_10S, Xenopus_laevis_v10.1, whole genome shotgun sequence:
- the LOC121399149 gene encoding transcription elongation factor A protein 2-like, whose amino-acid sequence MTMKFTERLPIDPLLPLFQSTHVGMSVNALRKQSNNNEIITLSKSLIKSWKKLLDGSEQPGKEKLQVKPTCSKELGSSKKIEVPKTTAPSKMARSPLCQSLLFSLVFRELQNTDMKYKNRIRSRISNLKDSKNPDLRKNVLCGIITPEQIAIMSATLEMASNELKEMRKEITKASIQEHQMGKTGGTQSDLFTCGKCKKKNCTYTQVQTRSADEPMTTFVVCNQCGNRWKVRFPLWIYQFSSKKRLLHFIQNLLLYLGLYCLTCGIYSCYWVFTLHYVTRLQSLKV is encoded by the exons ATGACTATGAAGTTTACAGAGAGG CTTCCCATTGACCCTTTGTTGCCTCTCTTTCAGTCCACCCATGTGGGAATGTCTGTGAATGCGCTGAGGAAGCAAAGTAACAACAATGAGATCATCACGCTATCCAAGTCTCTTATCAAGTCATGGAAAAAGTTGCTGG ACGGCTCAGAACAGCCTGGAAAAGAGAAGCTTCAGGTGAAACCCACCTGTTCGAAGGAGCTGGG ctCTTCCAAGAAAATTGAGGTGCCAAAGACCACAGCCCCCTCAAAGATGGCACGTTCTCCCCTCTGCCAATCCCT ACTCTTCTCACTCGTGTTTCGGGAGCTGCAGAACACTGATATGAAGTATAAGAACAGGATCCGGAGTCGCATTTCAAACCTAAAGGATTCCAAGAACCCGGATCTTCGGAAGAATGTGCTCTGTGGTATCATTACCCCTGAGCAAATTGCTATCATGTCT GCAACATTGGAAATGGCCAGTAATGAGCTGAAGGAGATGAGGAAAGAGATAACCAAGGCCTCCATTCAGGAGCATCAAATGGGAAAGACTGGAGGAACCCAAAGTGACCTGTTCACCTGTGGGAAATGCAAGAAAAAGAATTGTACATACACACAG GTACAGACCCGCAGTGCTGATGAACCAATGACCACATTTGTCGTGTGCAACCAGTGTGGGAACCGCTGGAAGGTAAGATTCCCTCTGTGGATTTATCAGTTCAGCAGTAAAAAGCGACTATTACACTTTATACAGAATTTACTTTTGTATTTGGGTCTATATTGTTTAACTTGTGGGATTTACTCATGTTATTGGGTTTTTACCTTGCACTATGTGACTAGACTGCAGAGTTTAAAAGTCTGA
- the LOC121398751 gene encoding protein kinase C delta type-like, which yields MERNFGDRCARRGDFFLQESEFSVKKKMKKKKKKEEEDPSWKMKKKRRCESPVEEPAVGRFGDGSRKRYPLRRKRSRSPEENPAVERYGERKQYPLRRKRSRSPEENPAVGRFGDGNRKQYPLRRERSRSPEENPAGGKEKKIREDASAYLDINNYCLYKELGKGSFGKVVLASYTIKDQLTAIKIIEKQREDDLKYVRREASVLQIASRCPFLCRAMATFQTQSLILLALEYVSGGTLQNIIKTRGHLNSEQILFYASEIVVGIKFLHKNGIVHRDLKPENILVDDQGHIKICDFGLVCTRMYGEKTRCGYYGTPGYTAPQVLSEEDYDAGADWWSFGVILYEMATGKLPFSPKGTLEQQAETIINGEPEYPDSLSTTLRDLIEQLLKKEADQRLGVNGNIRHHPFFSTLKWKRVKKRKLESPIKPKPAKGLVKKDISFPKENPSETRMLKKFNYVDPSWLE from the exons ATGGAGAGAAATTTTGGAGATAGATGTGCTAGgagaggagatttttttttgcaggaaagtgAGTTTTCAgtgaagaagaagatgaagaagaagaagaagaaggaggaagaagatccttcttggaaaatgaagaagaagaggagatgtgaGAGTCCAGTGGAAGAACCAGCTG tgggAAGATTCGGAGATGGAAGTAGAAAGAGGTATCCTCTGAGAAGGAAAAGATCTCGAAGTCCGGAGGAGAACCCAGCTG tggaaaGATACGGAGAAAGAAAGCAGTATCCTCTGAGAAGGAAAAGATCTAGAAGTCCGGAGGAGAACCCAGCTG tgggAAGATTCGGAGATGGAAACCGAAAGCAGTATCCTCTTAGAAGGGAAAGATCTAGAAGTCCGGAGGAGAACCCAGCTG GAGGAAAAGAGAAGAAGATTAGAGAGGACGCATCGGCGTACCTAGACATTAACAATTACTGCCTATATAAGGAGTTAGGCAAAGGCAGCTTTGGCAAG GTGGTGTTGGCATCATATACCATCAAGGACCAACTGACTGCTATTAAGATCATCGAGAAGCAGCGGGAGGATGACTTGAAATATGTCAGGAGAGAGGCATCGGTTCTCCAGATTGCTAGCAGGTGCCCATTCCTATGCCGGGCAATGGCGACTTTCCAAACTCAG TCGCTGATCCTGCTAGCCCTGGAGTACGTCAGTGGCGGCACTCTGCAGAACATCATCAAGACCCGGGGCCATCTGAACAGTGAGCAAATCCT gttcTATGCTTCAGAAATAGTGGTGGGTATAAAGTTCCTGCACAAGAATGGGATCGTTCATAG AGACCTCAAGCCGGAGAACATATTGGTGGATGACCAGGGCCACATAAAGATCTGTGATTTTGGCCTTGTCTGCACCCGTATGTATGGAGAGAAGACGCGGTGTGGCTATTATGGAACACCAGGCTACACAGCACCACAG GTTTTATCAGAGGAGGATTATGACGCTGGAGCTGACTGGTGGTCATTCGGCGTCATCTTGTATGAAATGGCCACCGGTAAATTACCGTTCTCGCCgaagggaaccctggaacaaCAGGCAGAAACCATTATCAACGGAGAGCCTGAGTATCCAGATTCCCTTTCTACCACCCTGCGGGACCTCATAGAGCAG CTCTTGAAGAAGGAGGCCGACCAACGCCTTGGGGTGAATGGCAACATCCGGCATCACCCTTTCTTTTCCACTCTCAAATGGAAGAGAGTAAAGAAGAGAAAACTGGAGTCTCCCATAAAACCT AAACCAGCTAAGGGTCTCGTCAAAAAAGACATCTCGTTCCCGAAAGAGAACCCGAGCGAGACCCGCATGCTCAAGAAGTTCAATTACGTGGACCCGAGCTGGCTGGAATAA